Proteins found in one Hypericibacter terrae genomic segment:
- a CDS encoding hydantoinase B/oxoprolinase family protein — translation MANEAAGTRCGAQGHEARWQFWIDRGGTFTDIVARRPDGELLTHKLLSENPERYRDAAIQGIRELLKLEAGRPIPADAIAAVKMGTTVGTNALLERKGDRTLLVVTKGFADALRIGYQNRPDIFARRILLPELLYERVLEVEERVTAEGECLKPLDLAAARAGLQAALEDGIHAVAILLMHGYRHTEHERQLAELAREVGFTQVSVSHRVSPLMKLVGRGDTTVVDAYLSPLLRRYVDQVASELGGARLMFMQSNGGLTDARLFQGKDCILSGPAGGIVGAVETSRQAGFDRIIGFDMGGTSTDVSHYAGEYERAFETQVAGVRMRAPMMQIHTVAAGGGSILFFDGARFRVGPESAGANPGPACYRRGGPLTVTDCNVMLGKLQPEFFPHIFGPNGDQPLDVEIVKARFGEMVARIEAATGTHRTAEAVAEGFLTIAVENMANAIKEISIQRGYDVTRYTLCCFGGAGGQHACLVADALGMTRIFLHPLAGVLSAYGMGLADVRVMRERAIETRLGEPALQDARAQLDSLEAQAREEMREQELPEAALSAIRRVHLRYEGTDAALVVEFGSLAEIVARFEAAHRQRYGFIVADKGHILEAVSVEVVGKTESVTDPVIEPRALKPAPQAKARVAMRAAGTAHDTAVYDRADLQAGDRITGPAIIVEPIGTNVIEPGWQAEMTSHGHLVLTRIVALQRSSAVGTQVDPVMLEVFNNLFMSIAEQMGSTLEKTSYSVNIKERLDFSCAIFDREGQLIANAPHMPVHLGSMGESIRTIIRSRSATMAAGDVFVLNAPYNGGTHLPDVTVVTPVFEREASAAPSTESSPSLALPRSGGGDYLAPVPSPLEGEGQGGGRSVAQPTQNRVLFYVASRGHHADIGGITPGSMPPDSRTVEEEGVLIDDFKLVDRGRFLESEMRALLSSGKYPARNPDQNIADLRAQIAANEKGVQELRRMVGLYGLDVVWAYMGHVQDNAEEQVRRVISVLKDGRFTYPLDDGSQITVAITIDKPTRSARIDFTGSSPQARSNFNAPSAVCRAAVLYVFRTLVDDTIPMNEGCLKPLEIVIPEGSMLNPRYPAAVVAGNVETSQCITDTLYGALGVLAASQGTMNNFTFGNARYQYYETICGGSGAGPDFDGTDAVHTHMTNSRLTDPEVLEWRFPVMVDSFAIRRGSGGKGKHRGGDGVTRKIRFREAMTAAILSGHRKVPPYGMAGGEPAAVGRNYVLRADGSRTDLGSTDKTEMNPGDVFVIETPGGGGFGKVEEAKKAAE, via the coding sequence ATGGCGAACGAAGCGGCCGGAACGAGATGCGGGGCGCAAGGGCACGAAGCGCGCTGGCAGTTCTGGATCGATCGCGGCGGCACTTTCACCGACATCGTCGCGCGCCGGCCGGACGGCGAGCTCCTGACGCATAAGCTGCTGTCGGAGAATCCCGAGCGCTATCGCGACGCGGCGATCCAGGGCATCCGCGAGCTGCTGAAGCTCGAGGCGGGCCGGCCGATCCCGGCCGACGCCATCGCGGCGGTCAAGATGGGCACCACCGTCGGCACCAATGCGCTCCTGGAGCGCAAGGGCGACCGGACGCTGCTGGTCGTGACCAAGGGCTTCGCCGACGCGCTGCGGATCGGCTATCAGAACCGTCCCGACATCTTCGCGCGGCGCATCCTGCTGCCGGAGCTGCTCTATGAGCGGGTGCTCGAGGTCGAGGAGCGCGTCACGGCCGAAGGCGAGTGCCTGAAGCCGCTCGATCTCGCGGCGGCGCGCGCGGGACTCCAGGCCGCGCTCGAGGACGGCATCCATGCGGTGGCGATCCTGCTGATGCATGGCTACCGCCACACCGAGCACGAGCGCCAGCTGGCCGAGCTCGCGCGCGAGGTGGGCTTCACCCAGGTCTCGGTCAGCCATCGCGTCAGCCCGCTGATGAAGCTGGTCGGCCGCGGCGACACCACGGTGGTGGACGCCTATCTGTCGCCGCTGCTCCGGCGCTATGTCGACCAGGTCGCGTCGGAGTTGGGCGGCGCCCGGCTCATGTTCATGCAGTCCAATGGCGGCCTCACCGACGCGCGGCTGTTCCAGGGCAAGGATTGCATCCTGTCGGGGCCTGCCGGCGGAATCGTCGGCGCGGTCGAGACCTCGCGGCAGGCGGGTTTCGATCGCATCATCGGCTTCGACATGGGCGGCACCTCGACCGACGTCTCGCATTATGCCGGCGAGTATGAGCGCGCCTTCGAGACGCAGGTGGCCGGCGTGCGCATGCGCGCGCCCATGATGCAGATCCACACGGTGGCGGCCGGCGGCGGCTCGATCCTGTTCTTCGACGGCGCCCGCTTCCGTGTCGGGCCGGAATCCGCGGGCGCCAATCCAGGGCCGGCCTGCTACCGCCGCGGCGGGCCGCTGACCGTCACCGACTGCAATGTGATGCTGGGCAAGCTGCAGCCCGAATTCTTTCCCCATATCTTCGGGCCCAACGGCGACCAGCCCCTCGATGTCGAGATCGTCAAGGCCCGGTTCGGCGAGATGGTGGCGCGGATCGAGGCCGCGACGGGCACGCATCGCACGGCCGAGGCCGTGGCCGAAGGCTTCCTCACCATCGCGGTCGAGAACATGGCGAACGCGATCAAGGAAATCTCGATCCAGCGCGGCTATGACGTGACGCGCTACACGCTCTGCTGCTTCGGTGGCGCCGGCGGCCAGCATGCCTGCCTGGTCGCGGACGCGCTCGGCATGACGAGGATCTTCCTCCATCCCCTGGCGGGCGTGCTCTCGGCCTATGGCATGGGCCTGGCCGACGTGCGGGTGATGCGGGAGCGGGCGATCGAAACCCGGCTCGGCGAACCCGCGCTGCAGGACGCCAGGGCGCAGCTGGACAGCCTGGAAGCGCAGGCGCGCGAGGAGATGCGCGAGCAGGAGCTGCCCGAAGCCGCCCTCTCGGCGATCCGGCGCGTGCATCTGCGCTATGAAGGCACCGATGCCGCGCTGGTGGTGGAGTTCGGCAGCCTCGCGGAGATCGTGGCGCGCTTCGAGGCCGCCCATCGCCAGCGCTACGGTTTCATCGTCGCGGACAAAGGCCATATCCTCGAGGCCGTCTCGGTCGAGGTTGTCGGCAAGACCGAGAGCGTCACCGATCCGGTGATCGAGCCGCGCGCCCTCAAGCCCGCGCCGCAGGCGAAGGCGCGGGTCGCCATGCGCGCCGCCGGCACTGCACACGATACCGCGGTCTATGACCGCGCCGATCTCCAGGCCGGCGACAGGATCACGGGCCCCGCCATCATCGTCGAGCCGATCGGGACCAATGTGATCGAGCCGGGCTGGCAGGCGGAGATGACCTCGCACGGCCATCTGGTTCTGACGCGGATCGTGGCGCTGCAGCGGAGCTCGGCCGTCGGCACCCAGGTCGATCCGGTCATGCTCGAGGTCTTCAACAATCTCTTCATGTCGATCGCCGAGCAGATGGGCTCGACGCTGGAGAAGACCAGCTACTCGGTCAATATCAAGGAGCGGCTGGATTTCTCCTGCGCGATCTTCGACCGCGAGGGTCAGCTCATCGCCAATGCGCCGCATATGCCGGTGCATCTGGGCTCGATGGGCGAGAGCATCCGCACCATCATCCGCAGCCGCAGCGCCACCATGGCAGCGGGCGACGTGTTCGTGCTGAACGCGCCCTATAACGGCGGGACGCATCTGCCGGATGTGACGGTGGTGACGCCGGTGTTCGAGCGGGAGGCCTCCGCGGCTCCCTCCACCGAGTCATCCCCCTCCCTAGCCCTTCCCCGTTCCGGGGGAGGGGATTATCTCGCTCCTGTCCCCTCCCCCCTCGAGGGGGAGGGTCAGGGAGGGGGTCGCTCGGTCGCGCAGCCCACCCAAAACCGCGTCCTCTTCTACGTCGCCAGCCGCGGCCATCACGCCGATATCGGCGGGATCACGCCGGGCTCGATGCCGCCCGACAGCCGCACCGTCGAGGAGGAGGGCGTCCTCATCGACGATTTCAAGCTCGTCGACCGCGGCCGGTTCCTCGAATCCGAGATGCGGGCGCTGCTTTCCTCGGGGAAATATCCGGCACGCAATCCCGATCAGAACATCGCCGACCTTCGCGCCCAGATCGCGGCCAACGAGAAGGGCGTGCAGGAGCTGCGGCGCATGGTGGGGCTCTACGGCCTCGACGTGGTCTGGGCCTATATGGGGCATGTCCAGGACAATGCCGAGGAGCAGGTGCGCCGGGTCATCTCGGTGCTGAAGGACGGCCGCTTCACCTATCCGCTCGACGATGGCAGCCAGATCACGGTCGCGATCACCATCGACAAGCCCACGCGCTCGGCTCGGATCGACTTCACCGGCTCGAGCCCGCAGGCCAGGAGCAATTTCAACGCGCCCTCGGCCGTCTGCCGCGCGGCCGTGCTCTATGTCTTCCGCACGCTGGTGGACGACACCATCCCGATGAACGAGGGTTGCCTCAAGCCGCTCGAGATCGTCATCCCCGAAGGCTCGATGCTCAATCCGCGCTACCCGGCGGCGGTGGTGGCAGGGAATGTCGAGACCTCGCAATGCATCACCGACACGCTCTATGGGGCGCTCGGCGTGCTCGCGGCCTCGCAAGGCACGATGAACAATTTCACCTTCGGCAATGCGCGCTATCAATATTACGAGACCATCTGCGGCGGCTCGGGTGCCGGCCCCGACTTCGACGGCACCGACGCGGTCCATACCCATATGACCAATTCGCGCCTGACCGATCCGGAGGTGCTGGAATGGCGATTCCCGGTGATGGTGGACAGCTTCGCCATCCGGCGCGGCTCGGGCGGGAAGGGCAAGCATCGCGGCGGCGACGGCGTCACCCGCAAGATCCGCTTCCGCGAGGCCATGACGGCCGCGATCCTCTCCGGCCATCGCAAGGTGCCGCCCTACGGCATGGCGGGCGGCGAGCCGGCGGCGGTGGGGAGGAACTATGTGCTGCGCGCCGATGGCAGCCGCACCGATCTCGGTTCGACCGACAAGACCGAGATGAATCCGGGCGACGTCTTCGTGATCGAGACGCCGGGCGGCGGCGGGTTCGGCAAGGTGGAAGAGGCGAAAAAGGCGGCGGAGTGA
- a CDS encoding cupin domain-containing protein gives MNRVSKSTGRRMAAALALCAGLALAGAGDVLAGSTGGDKVTLVSSEPLPNAPGQRITTVRVEYEPGGKSISHHHAGSVMAYILTGSIRSQLKGGESKVYHAGEAFFEPPGSEHLVSENASNTEPASLLAIFVAPEGAELTVFDK, from the coding sequence ATGAACAGAGTGTCGAAATCGACCGGCCGCCGCATGGCAGCCGCGCTCGCCCTCTGCGCCGGCCTGGCGCTTGCCGGTGCCGGCGATGTCCTCGCCGGTAGCACGGGCGGCGACAAGGTTACGCTCGTCTCGAGCGAGCCGCTGCCCAATGCGCCAGGGCAGCGCATCACCACGGTCCGCGTCGAATATGAACCCGGCGGCAAGTCGATCTCTCATCACCATGCGGGCTCGGTGATGGCCTATATCCTGACCGGCTCGATCCGCTCGCAGCTCAAGGGCGGCGAGAGCAAGGTCTATCATGCGGGCGAGGCCTTCTTCGAGCCGCCGGGAAGCGAGCATCTGGTGAGCGAGAATGCGAGCAACACCGAACCCGCCAGCCTGCTCGCGATCTTCGTGGCGCCGGAGGGGGCCGAGCTGACCGTGTTCGACAAATAG